One window of the Dromaius novaehollandiae isolate bDroNov1 chromosome 25, bDroNov1.hap1, whole genome shotgun sequence genome contains the following:
- the USE1 gene encoding vesicle transport protein USE1 has protein sequence MAATRLELNLMRLLSRCEALAAERRDPEEWRLEKYVAALEDMLRELKKQASKPAPELLNEYSRKVDFLKGLLEAEKLSSSTEKALANQFLAPGRTPTTIKERTPATKTVHLQTKARCTGKMRSELLGTDPSAISDSEELNVRKRKGLASDEKQSAVELDAVLQRHQDMQEKLAEEMLSLARSLKNNTLAAQNVIKQDNQTLSHSLRMADQNFEKLKDESDRLEQHAKKSVNWLLWIMLIVVCFIFISMILFIRIFPKLK, from the exons atggcggcgACGCGGCTGGAGCTGAACCTGATGCGGTTGCTGAGCCGGTGCGAGGCGCTGGCGGCCGAGCGGCGGGACCCCGAGGAGTGGCGGCTGGAGAAG TACGTGGCGGCTCTGGAGGACATGCTGCGCGAGCTGAAGAAGCAGGCCAG CAAGCCTGCCCCAGAACTGCTGAATGAATACTCCCGCAAAGTGGACTTCCTAAAGGGACTCTTAGAAGCTGAAAAATTG TCATCATCAACTGAAAAGGCGCTGGCTAATCAGTTCTTGGCCCCTGGACGTACCCCTACAACAATCAAAGAGAGAACCCCAGCCACCAAAACAGTTCATCTGCAGACAAAGGCTCGTTGCACAGGCAAGATGAGGAGTGAGCTGCTTGGTACA GATCCCTCGGCTATCAGTG aTTCTGAGGAGTTGAATGTAAGGAAGAGGAA AGGCCTTGCGTCTGATGAGAAGCAGTCTGCAGTTGAGCTAGATGCTGTGTTGCAACGCCATCAGGATATGCAGGAGAAGTTAGCTGAAGAAATGCTAAGTTTGGCTCGGAGTCTGAAAAACAACACTCTGGCTGCACAGAACGTGATAAAACAAGATAACCAG ACTTTATCACATTCCCTCAGAATGGCAGACCAGAACTTTGAGAAGCTCAAGGATGAATCTGACCGCCTTGAACAGCATGCAAAGAAATCGGTCAACTGGCTACTTTGGATAATGTTAATTGTAGTTTGTTTTATATTCATCAGTATGATCCTCTTTATCAGAATTTTCCCCaaactaaaatga